Proteins encoded together in one Lathyrus oleraceus cultivar Zhongwan6 chromosome 5, CAAS_Psat_ZW6_1.0, whole genome shotgun sequence window:
- the LOC127082043 gene encoding ATP-dependent DNA helicase RRM3-like: MAEDYQTTNNVVESDLTNMLLKDLNELLNMHGKKIEDYDLPSLPPNTIEGNSIPSLIQEDLAVDNPNEDIEFVAKLNNDQMIAFKTIMNVIVQKHSEVFFVDGPGGTGKTFLYRTLMVSLRSIREIVLAAASSGIAATLFPGGRTAHSRFKIPIDIQPSSICGIQKQKDLANLIRVVSVIVWDEAPMTNKNCLEVLDRSSQDICSNSAPFGGKVLIMGGDFRQVLPVVRKGTKAQMISACIVQSHLWDHTKILRLRQNMRSLHDQEFVEFLIHIGDGVEPTKPNDMVRLPS, from the coding sequence ATGGCGGAGGATTATCAAACAACTAACAATGTTGTGGAATCAGACTTAACTAATATGTTGTTGAAGGACTTGAATGAACTCTTAAACATGCACGGTAAAAAAATTGAAGATTACGATCTCCCATCTTTACCCCCTAATACAATAGAAGGAAATTCAATTCCAAGTCTCATACAAGAGGATTTAGCGGTCGATAACCCCAATGAAGATATTGAATTTGTTGCTAAGTTAAATAATGATCAAATGATTGCATTCAAGACCATTATGAATGTAATTGTTCAAAAACACAGTGAGGTATTTTTTGTTGATGGTCCAGGAGGAACAGGTAAAACATTCCTTTATCGAACATTAATGGTAAGTTTAAGAAGTATAAGAGAAATTGTCTTAGCAGCTGCATCATCTGGTATAGCTGCAACATTGTTTCCCGGTGGTAGGACTGCACACTCTCGATTTAAGATACCTATTGATATACAACCGAGTTCCATTTGTGGTATTCAAAAGCAAAAAGATCTTGCAAATCTCATTAGAGTTGTTAGCGTAATAGTTTGGGATGAAGCACCAATGACAAACAAAAATTGTTTGGAAGTCTTAGATCGATCATCACAAGACATTTGTAGTAATAGTGCTCCATTTGGTGGAAAAGTTCTTATCATGGGGGGAGATTTTCGTCAAGTTCTTCCTGTTGTAAGAAAAGGTACTAAGGCACAAATGATTTCAGCATGTATTGTTCAATCTCATTTATGGGATCATACTAAGATTTTGCGTTTGCGTCAAAATATGCGATCATTGCATGATCAAGAGTTTGTAGAATTTCTTATTCACATTGGTGATGGTGTTGAACCTACCAAACCAAATGACATGGTGAGGTTACCTTCATAG